TTCGGGAAGCGCGCCAACGTGCCAAGCCGGCCGTGCCAGCGAGGCCGCAGGGGGATGACAGGGGGACGCCGCCGAGGTCATCGGCGGCACGCCGTCGTGCCATCGCCTGCCCGGCGCAGAAGGAGCACATGTTCTTCACCTTGACACCCCCAACGCGCCCTTCCCCACCCGCCGAGCCGCGCAGGCACCCCGATGCCCCATGCGCCGCCGGCTGCCCCGGCTTTCCAGCCTGCCCATGTCCGTGCCTTCCATACCGACCGCTGCAGTATGTGCACGCCCGCCGAGGCGATGTTGACCGCGATCAAGTGGAAACCACGTCGCACCGGGTTGGGTTCGGTCAAGTGGGCGCATCCTGGCAGGCTCACCGGGATTCGACGACCGTGCCCCGCCCAGCCGCCAGGCACGTGGCATCGCTACCGTCGGGCGGACACCGGATCGCCGTTCGTCGCCATCCTCATCGCGCGGCTTGGCGGTGTCTGTCCGCCGGGGGGCAACACGACGGAATGATCGGGCCGGCAGGGAATGGCGTGGGCAAACAGCCCGAAACGCAGGACGGGCTGGAAAGCGGATCCGAGTCCATCATGGTTCCCGACGTCCGCCGCCTTGCGTCCCGGATGCCCGCGGGCCGACCACTCAGTCCACCGGCGCACTCAATCACCTGTCAGGTCATGCCCGCATCAGGCCGATGCCGCCAGCCCGGCACAGACCGCTGCGGTGTGATCGTCGGCGGGAAACGCGCATTCGATGCGCAGTTCGTCCAGCGTCACGTCGCGCGGCATCGAGAACGTCGTGATGGTCTCGAAGAAACGCAGCTCGCCCAGCCGGCTGCGGAATACCAGCGTGAGCACCGGCGCCGGCATGCCCTGCAGATCGCGGAAGCGCCAGTGCGCGGGTACGTCGCGATAGGCCAGCACGTCGGCCAGCAGATCCTGCAGCGTGCGATCGCTTGGCACGGCAGCGAGCTGCTCATGGACGTGGCGAATGAACTTTTCCGCCACCTCCGGCCAGTTGACGATCACCGAACGGAAGTCGTCCGGATCGAACACCTGGTGTAGCAGGTTGGCATGCCGGCTCTCGCGACCGTCCATCAGCAGGCGATTGACCCGCGTCGCCGCCCCGTTGGCCATCAGCACGTTCCATTGCCGGTCGATGACGAAGGCGGGGTAAGGCTCCTGGTGCGCGATGATCAACTCGATCGCCTGCCGCATCCGCTCCAGCGCCGGCGCCGCCAGTGCGTTCTCCTGATACTGCGGCGCGTAGCCAGCGGCCAGCAGCAGCGTGTTGCGCTCGCGCAGCGGCATGGCGAACACATCCGCCAGCCGGCCGATCAAGTCGCGGCTGGCGCGCGCCTTCCCCGTTTAGACATAGCTCAGGTGCCGGGCAGAGATGCCCGCTTCCAGCGCCAGCTCGAGCTGGCTCATGCGCCGAGTGGTGCGCCACTCGCGCAGCAACGCGCCAATCGGCGGATGCGGCTGCGCAGAGCCCGCGTACGTCGACACCATGCTTCCACCTGCTGCAGGAAAGTCCGCCGCATGTTAGCGGGCGTGAAACGGGGGGAAGCATGGGCCGGAATGCACGTCGAGGAACCCGGCGTGCGCGACGCGGCTGCCGGAGCGAGGGATTCATCTGCGATGGTCCCGGTGGTGGCGTTCGCCACAAATGAAGAGGCCCCGCAAGCGGGGCCTCTTCGGTCGACACTGGAGGAGTCGCGTGTGGCACTTCGAAGCCAAAACTGCCCCTGACGCCCGGGTTTGACAGACACCTTTTCTGGCAGGTGGGCGGCATCTGTACGGTAGAGCAGATCGCCGAATCGCTATTCGTCGTCGCCATCCTCATCGCGCGACTCGCCGGCGTCTATCCACCGGGGGCAACAAAAGCAGAATGATTAGGCTGGCGGAAACGGCGCAGGGAAACAATTCAAAGCGAGGCGGGTTCGGGAAAGTGAACCTGACCCCGTTTGTGGAAAGGGAGCTTTGAGATTAAGCCTTACCCTTGATAGCCTCAGATCGAATTCGCGCACCAACCGTCGCCTCAATGATCTTGTCTCGGAGAGTTTCAACTTTATCCTGTTTAAGGATGGGTATATCCAAAGATCTAGCCAGTTGTTCGACGGGCTTCTTGGTCTCAAAGGTTCGCAATAGAAAATCTGAGGCTTCATCGCGACTACTAAATGAAGTTAGTTTTTCAACAAGTGCTTTAAAATCTTCAAACGGAACTTGCTCCACCTCATCCTTAGTGCGTTTGCGCACAACCCTGAGATCTATGTCATAGCCCTTGTCAGATAACTTATCGATATCTTCGCTCGATAGGTTCATCACTCCTGAAAGAACTTTATTAAGGATAAGGGCCAATGCTTTCTGCGACTTGTCCATTCTTATACCTCAGAGTAGCGACTGGAATTCACGAACCACACCCTCAATCTCCTTCACTACATCTGAATGCGTGTTGTTTGAATAAGCATTCAGGACAACTGGAATGAGCTCCTGAGGCGCGCTGGCAAATATGGTCTTATTCTCCCTGAAGTACGTATTCATAACATGAACACCAAGCCGCTTAGTTTGCGCAATAAATTGCCGCTGCGCCGAAATGGGCTGGCCACTCGTGATCTGAATCATTGTAAACAGGACACCAAGGATAGAAGGATCAATTTCATCCTCATCCTCGTCAAGCGCCGCGTATTCGTTAAATTCCTTCACGAGATCATTAACACTTCGCTGCAAATAATCGATGCCCAGCGTAGACAGGTAGTCAGGCTTTGCGGGAATCAGAATTTTTTCGCTGGCAATAATTGCATTTTTAGTAACGATATTGAAGTTGGGAGGACAATCAATAAGAACAATGTCATAGTCCGCCTCATCGATCAGATCCCTAATCGCCCTTCTGAGCTTTCCGTGCACTTTGATGTAATTGCGCTTTGATTGTTGCAGATTGGCCCCACCAAGCAGGGTCGCCAACTCAAGGTCAACATTGATTAGACCAAGATGAGAGCAAATCAAATCTATCCGACCACCCGTATCCTTTCTTGAGAGATATCCATTTACCTTGGCAGGCGAGATAATGAACTCCTTCAAATCCCTCGGATTGTGACCGCCACTTATGGCATCAAACCAAGTCTTGATTGTCTTGTGGGATTTGTAATCCTCGTCCCATTCGTCAGGAGTGATAAAAGAGAAAGTCAAGCTTGCCTGAGCATCAGTATCGATCAACAGGACTTTTTTGCCACGAAAGGCAAGCTCTCCTGCGATATTTGAGGTTACGGTGGTTTTGCCAACCCCACCCTTATAGTTAATGACAGCAACAATATCCATTTGCCCCACCTTAATTGTCAAAATTGAACACGAGCCACGAGTTCAGCAGCTCCACCTATTACCTCACGCCCCAATCCAATTTCTCAACCGCATCCAGCAGTTCCCGCATAGTCGGAGCCCTGCTGTAAGCACCATGGTGCTCATCATCCAGCTCATGCCCTACATACGCAGCACGAAGCTCAGCGGTCACCCCAGCACTCTGTAACCCCTGCACCACGGTCTTGCGCAACGAGTGGAAGCCAAGCTTGCCCTTCTCCGGCTTACCAACTGTCGCCAGCACATGACGACTGAAAGCTTTGCTGAGCCAGTTCCCAGGCCCGTTGACTCCATCGACCTTCACCTTCGGGAACAGTCGCTTCTCCTCTGCCTTGCGCAGATCAGACACGCGCTTCAATAGACCCAGCTCAATCAGCTTCGGGTGAACCGGAATCGTTCGGATGCTGACTTCGGACTTCACCGACTGGCATTCCCCTTCGTTGGTGATGCGAATGCATGGAATCCCATCGACCTCTACGAAGTCAGCCAAGGTCAGTTGCCCAACTTCGGCCACACGGGCACCCGTATACAGACCTACCCAAGCACCCCACCGTGCCGCCTCACTGAGACCCTCTAGGGCGGTCGGTGAATACAAGGCCTGGATCTGTTCGTTGGTGAAAGGCTTGAACCCAAGGGCACGACGCTTGCGCTTCTCACGTGGGCCATAGACGACTTGGCCTGCCGCAGGGTTCTCATCCTTGGCAAAGGGCGGGTAATACCCACGGGCCTTGGCCCAGTCGAAGAAACCGCGCAAGTAGCTGCACTTGTTCACGATGGTTGGGGTTTCGAGCTTGCCGGCCCGAAGTGCCATGACCCAAGCACCAACATCAATGCGACCCGCATCCTTCAAGGGATTCTTCTCACCATAGTGCTTGGCGAATCCCTCGACCGCTGTTGTTTTTATTTTGAAAGTCTTGGCCTTGGTCGAAGGTTTGATCTCCGCCAGCCACAGGGCCACAGCCTTGCCAATGGCAACGCTTGGAATCTTCGATGCAGGGTCGGGGGTAGGAGCAGAAGATGCAGCAACACGAGCTGCCTGCATGAATTCTTGGTGGTACGGCTCTTGATCCAGCCGTCCGATATGGTCGACCGCATCCATGGCAAAACCATGGTCTGTTTTGCCGTTGGCCTCAATTTCGACCCTGCCATCCAGGTGACGGATGACCTTGTACCCCAAGGCAATCGCCCTGGCGATTTCCTCAACAGAAGGTACGCCATCCATAGCTACGGACACACTCAGTCCCCCAACCTGTGTGAAGGTCCGAGCATACGCCTGGACAAGGTTCAACGCACGTTGCTGCGCGGTCAGGAGGTCACGTGTTCCAAGACTCTTGGTGATTTCAGTCTTATCCGTCTTGCGGGTCTGACGTGATGGAATTCTTTGGCGAAAATGCCAGATGCCTGAGGGTGCAAGGCGCAAGTAGTTCGGGATGCGCATATCGGCTCGCTGTGGAGCGATATGTGGAGCGACAAGCCCATCCTCAGAAAAGCAAAAACCCCTGTAAGAACAGGGGCTTTGCAGTACTGGCGGAGAGAGTGGGATTCGAACCCACGGAAGGTTTGACCCTTCGCCGGTTTTCAAGACCGGTGCCTTAAACCGCTCGGCCATCTCTCCGTAGAACCTTGCATGGCAGCCTTGCACTGCCGACGACGCGATGAGTCTATCAGGAACCCTGCGACGGACGGCCGCTGCTGCCCTTCTTCGACAGCGCCACCAGGCAAACCACCAGGATCGCTACCGGAATCAGCGCACCAAGCAGCGGCACCAGCAGTATCGGTTCGCGCACGACCATCGGCACCAGTTGGGTGGCGCTGGCGAAGGCGACGATGGCGAGGCGCCGGCGGCGGCTGTGGCGGGCGAACCAGAAGCTGGCGAGCACCAGCGCCATGGCTACCACGGACAGGTCGAGATCCAGCACCGGCATCCGCCATACGCCGTCGAAGCCGAGGCGCATGCCGATCACCGTGGCCAGCACTGCCAGCAGGAAGAAGCTGGTGTAGAACTCCACCCTGCCCCAGTGGCCTTGCCCGGATGCCGGCGTGTTCACGTGATGCTGTCCAGACCGGCCAGGTACGGGCGCAGCACCTCGGGCACGTC
This genomic stretch from Rhodanobacter thiooxydans harbors:
- a CDS encoding transcriptional regulator, with protein sequence MPLRERNTLLLAAGYAPQYQENALAAPALERMRQAIELIIAHQEPYPAFVIDRQWNVLMANGAATRVNRLLMDGRESRHANLLHQVFDPDDFRSVIVNWPEVAEKFIRHVHEQLAAVPSDRTLQDLLADVLAYRDVPAHWRFRDLQGMPAPVLTLVFRSRLGELRFFETITTFSMPRDVTLDELRIECAFPADDHTAAVCAGLAASA
- a CDS encoding helix-turn-helix domain-containing protein, coding for MVSTYAGSAQPHPPIGALLREWRTTRRMSQLELALEAGISARHLSYV
- a CDS encoding DUF6538 domain-containing protein, producing the protein MRIPNYLRLAPSGIWHFRQRIPSRQTRKTDKTEITKSLGTRDLLTAQQRALNLVQAYARTFTQVGGLSVSVAMDGVPSVEEIARAIALGYKVIRHLDGRVEIEANGKTDHGFAMDAVDHIGRLDQEPYHQEFMQAARVAASSAPTPDPASKIPSVAIGKAVALWLAEIKPSTKAKTFKIKTTAVEGFAKHYGEKNPLKDAGRIDVGAWVMALRAGKLETPTIVNKCSYLRGFFDWAKARGYYPPFAKDENPAAGQVVYGPREKRKRRALGFKPFTNEQIQALYSPTALEGLSEAARWGAWVGLYTGARVAEVGQLTLADFVEVDGIPCIRITNEGECQSVKSEVSIRTIPVHPKLIELGLLKRVSDLRKAEEKRLFPKVKVDGVNGPGNWLSKAFSRHVLATVGKPEKGKLGFHSLRKTVVQGLQSAGVTAELRAAYVGHELDDEHHGAYSRAPTMRELLDAVEKLDWGVR
- a CDS encoding ParA family protein produces the protein MDIVAVINYKGGVGKTTVTSNIAGELAFRGKKVLLIDTDAQASLTFSFITPDEWDEDYKSHKTIKTWFDAISGGHNPRDLKEFIISPAKVNGYLSRKDTGGRIDLICSHLGLINVDLELATLLGGANLQQSKRNYIKVHGKLRRAIRDLIDEADYDIVLIDCPPNFNIVTKNAIIASEKILIPAKPDYLSTLGIDYLQRSVNDLVKEFNEYAALDEDEDEIDPSILGVLFTMIQITSGQPISAQRQFIAQTKRLGVHVMNTYFRENKTIFASAPQELIPVVLNAYSNNTHSDVVKEIEGVVREFQSLL